The Candidatus Binatus sp. DNA segment TAATTGAGCCTGCTGTTCTCGTGCTGAACGAGGTACAGCTCAGCGCTTTGCAGTGAATCGACCGCGATATTTTCGCGCATGTAATCGCGCATCCGGTAGAACACGTCGGCAAAGGCGTTGGTCTGAACCCAGATCTCGGGCACCCAGCGCGTCGGGTCCTTTTTCTTTTTGTGGAAGATGATTTTCGCTTGCGCGGCCGGCACCCCGATCCACGACGCCTGATAGACGAGTTGCTCGCCGTCGTGGAAGGGCAGCGGACCGAGCTTGTAGGCAGGCACCTGCGTCTTGATGTCGTCGGGCAGCGCCATCGGCGTCGGCGATGGCTTCGGACTGCGGCGGGCCCGTCGTTGAGCCTTCGCCGCTGGCTCTGCCGCAGGATCGGCAAACAACTGCATCGGAATTGCGATGCCGATCAGCAGGTACAGTGTCGCAATTACCGATAGTCTGAGAATTCGGGCAGTTGCTCGAGGCCGGAGGAAGTGGGTGTTGGATCGAGATGTATCGTGATCGATGCGCTTGCTTGCAATGGATCCCATAATCACCAATAATTTTGGCCGATCGTGGAGGTCGCGTATATGTTGAAGCCAGGATATTTGTTCGCAGTCCTCGCGCTTGGTGGAGCGATTGCCGTGCCACGACTGGCGCTCGCGCAATACGGCGGCCAGGGCATGGGCAGCGCGCTCAGCA contains these protein-coding regions:
- a CDS encoding DUF3108 domain-containing protein gives rise to the protein MGSIASKRIDHDTSRSNTHFLRPRATARILRLSVIATLYLLIGIAIPMQLFADPAAEPAAKAQRRARRSPKPSPTPMALPDDIKTQVPAYKLGPLPFHDGEQLVYQASWIGVPAAQAKIIFHKKKKDPTRWVPEIWVQTNAFADVFYRMRDYMRENIAVDSLQSAELYLVQHENSRLNYYTVTFDRPAQKVTLLKENHKGKQTREFIASNPYGPLSGAMMALTQEFAVGKRYAFDVFSGSQRYVFSFEVEKRERIRTSLGDFDAWRIVPDVLYLSDGNLRSQAHGTVLWISADKRRLPLRIESQAFIGVVRADLIEIDGRNTVAER